The following proteins are encoded in a genomic region of Brachypodium distachyon strain Bd21 chromosome 1, Brachypodium_distachyon_v3.0, whole genome shotgun sequence:
- the LOC100832842 gene encoding acyl transferase 1, with the protein MVSFTARRSEPELVAPARPTPRETKLLSDLDDQWTLRFYESVVGFFRSPPPGKENRAGAGGGNNVAKALKAALAGALTHYYPIAGRLRKLPGGNKLAVDCTAEGVVFVEAAADVRLEELGEPLLPPYPCVEEFLGDAGDPRDVVGKPLLYMQVTQLKCGGFVIGLHMCHCIADGFGILQFIKSIADFACGELVPTTLPVWKRDVYTARIPPSMDHIYPAYKPFLCGLDRTGDDVMLSTQPENMVVQYFFFGPREIETLRSHIQGQLSKSATTFELITAVMWRCRTLALGYGSCQKVRVMFTLNSRGRSINSDTPLPRGYYGNAHFSPMVEATVDELTGKPLAHILELMRKAKLDTTMDCMESMVDLMALWREQPPFGMDRVYEVSDTKWIGGGNALRLGKAELIAAGTPLAGDLVSKLISYHTRCKNEDGEDSTVVSLLLPKPAMERYTKEMSVWLR; encoded by the exons ATGGTGAGTTTCACGGCACGCCGGAGTGAGCCGGAGCTGGTGGCACCGGCACGGCCGACGCCACGCGAGACCAAGCTCCTCTCCGACCTCGATGACCAGTGGACGCTGCGCTTCTACGAGTCCGTCGTCGGCTTCTTCCGCAGCCCACCACcgggaaaagaaaacagagccggcgccggcggcggcaacaacgtggccaaggctCTCAAGGCGGCTCTTGCGGGGGCTCTGACGCACTATTACCCCATCGCCGGTCGCCTGCGGAAGCTCCCCGGAGGAAACAAGCTGGCGGTGGACTGCACTGCGGAAGGCGTGGTGTTTGTGGAGGCGGCCGCGGACGTGCGGCTGGAGGAGCtcggcgagccgttgctgccgCCGTACCCGTGCGTCGAGGAGTTCCTTGGAGACGCTGGCGACCCTAGAGACGTTGTTGGCAAGCCTTTGCTCTACATGCAG GTGACACAACTCAAATGTGGAGGATTTGTCATTGGACTTCACATGTGCCATTGCATTGCTGATGGATTTGGTATTCTTCAATTTATCAAATCTATAGCTGATTTTGCTTGTGGTGAATTGGTTCCTACCACTTTACCGGTGTGGAAAAGAGATGTTTACACAGCACGAATCCCACCATCCATGGACCATATCTACCCGGCATATAAACCCTTTCTTTGTGGGTTGGACCGTACGGGGGATGATGTAATGCTATCAACTCAACCAGAAAACATGGTAGTGCAATATTTCTTCTTTGGTCCAAGAGAAATAGAAACTCTAAGAAGCCACATCCAAGGACAACTCTCCAAATCCGCCACAACGTTTGAGCTGATTACAGCTGTCATGTGGCGTTGCCGCACATTGGCACTGGGTTATGGGTCTTGTCAGAAAGTGCGTGTCATGTTTACTCTAAATTCCCGTGGAAGAAGCATAAATAGTGATACCCCCTTACCACGTGGTTACTATGGGAATGCACATTTCTCTCCTATGGTTGAAGCCACGGTTGATGAGTTGACTGGAAAGCCACTCGCTCATATACTTGAGCTTATGCGCAAAGCTAAGTTGGACACCACGATGGATTGCATGGAGTCTATGGTGGATCTGATGGCATTATGGAGAGAGCAACCACCTTTTGGCATGGACAGAGTGTATGAGGTTAGTGATACGAAATGGATTGGGGGCGGCAATGCACTTCGGCTCGGGAAGGCTGAGCTGATCGCTGCCGGTACACCCCTTGCGGGGGACCTTGTTTCAAAATTAATAAGCTATCATACACGATGCAAGAATGAAGACGGTGAGGACTCAACTGTTGTATCTCTCTTACTGCCAAAACCAGCAATGGAGAGGTATACAAAGGAGATGTCGGTTTGGTTGAGATGA